Within the Leptospira stimsonii genome, the region TTTTAAAAACGGAATCGAACAAATCCCAGACCGCAAGGACGGTACAAACGGAGAGACCGACCAATATTTTTATCGAGTCGCGTTTTTTCTGTCGAACCGCTTGAACCAAAAAGAAAAGAATGTAAAACAAGAAAAAGCTCAATGTAACCTGGCTTACTTTAAGAACGACGTGCGTCCAGGAAAACGGACAAAACCAAACTCCTAAGAATAAAGTAAAAAGAACGGAAACGAAAGCGATCGGAATCACTCTTCTAACTTGCTTCTGATAGAAATAATCTTGGATGAAAAAATAAAAAGCCGGAAGAATCAAAATCAAAGAAGAAGATTCGATCCTATAAACAAAGGAGCTATCGATGTTTGAATTTGAATTTACGAATTTTTGGAAGATTAGGTGTGACGAGGCGAAAAAGTAAACGGAAGAGACAAAGGAAAAGATTCCGAAGTAAAGATAATAGAGATCTCGTTTTCTGGTTATGTAAAAAAGTATATGATAAATTCCGAAAATATAGTAGATTCCATAAAGGATTACTTCGAAATACTCCGACGTTGAATCATAAATCTGTTCGAAAGTGGCGAGTCGAAATCCGGTCGCTTGAGAAAAACCGAAATGATCATTCTGAACATAGGAAGTCAGATTCGATTCGCCAACGAGATACAATTGGATTGAATTCCTTCCCTCTTTAAGGACGCCGGAGGGAATCGACAAAATAAGAGATTTTAGAGTTCTTCGAATTTTCGGTTCGGAAACGTCCTGCATATCACCGATCAAAGGGAATTCGCTTCGAATTAAAATTCCATTTAAATAAATTTCCCAATTCTCGCCGATTCCCGCAAGATAAAGTGCGGACGGCATCTTTAGAAATAGAGAATCTGCGTTGAGAGAAAAATCTAACCTTGCAGTAACGGCGTGAAAGCCTGTTTGTTCGGGAATATGAAAGAATGAATTAAAGTGGATCGGAAACGGAGGCAAATCCTTCCAATCTTCGTTGGAGATGGATTCTTTTTCTTTGTCTCTTCTTACGGATTGATATTTTTGTGAAGAAGGATCTTTTTTTCCATTTTTTAGATCCAGGTGATTGCCTTGGATTACTTTCCAATCGGCGTTGGTTAAATCCAAAGTATTCGAATGAAAATCGTTGTCACAAGAAAGGAGAATAAAGATAAATAAGTAAATTATAAAACGATTGAGAATCCGGATCATGCAACCAGATTCCCTCGAGATCAAAAACCTGCGAAGGAAATTTCTTTCCTATATTAAAATTAAATCACATAACCAGTTCGTCTTCACCCGCGCGAGCGACAACGATTTCACCGGCGTCTTCCAGTTTACGAATGATGTTTACGATTTTTTGCTGTGCGTCTTCCACGTCCTTAATTCGGATCGGACCCATAAAGTCCATGTCCTCCCGTAAAAGGTTTGCCGCACGTTTAGACATGTTCTTAAAGATTTTCTCCTGAACTTCAGTATCGACCGATTTCAACGCTTTTGCGAGATCGGAGTTGTCCACTTCTCTCATGACTTTCTGAATAGCCCGGTCATCGAGGAGAACGATATCTTCGAAGACAAACATCCGTTTTTTGATTTCTTCCGCGAGTTCCGGATCTTCTTCTTCCAACGCTTCGATGATCGTCTTTTCCGTTCCCCGGTCTACCAAGTTCAAAATCTCAACGACGGAATCGATACCACCGGCAGAAGTATAGTCTTCTGAAGCCAATGTGGAAAGTTTTCTTTCGAGAACCCGTTCTACTTCTCTCAAAACGTCCGGGCTCACCCTGTCCATGGTCGCGATCCGTTTTGCAACTTCAGCTTGAATCGTATGAGGAAGGTTGGAAAGAATATTGGAAGCTTTTTGTGGATCCAAATACGAAAGAATCAAAGCGATTGTCTGAGGGTGTTCGTTCTGGATAAAGTTTAATAAGTGCTGGGGATCCGTTCTTCGAATAAAGTCGAAAGGTCTTACTTGTAAAGAGGAAGTAAGACGATTGATGATATCGATCGCTTTCTGGTTTCCAAGAGCCTTTTCCAAAAGGCCGCGGGCAAAGTCGATACCACCGTTTGAGATGAATTCTTGAGCCATCATGAGCTCGTTGAATTCTACTAAAACTTTTTCCTTATCTTCCGGTGTGATCTTATCGAGACGGGCTATTTCAAACGTAATCTGTTCGATCTCGTCTTCTCGGAGGTGCTTAAAAATCTCCGAAGACACTTCGCTTCCGACCGCGATGAGAAAAATGGCGGCCTTTTGTCTTCCGGTTAAGTTGGTCTTCTTATTGAGCACTTCCGAGTCTACCTGTAAGAATCCTATCGGTTAAAATAGGTCTTTTCAACGAAAAGATTTTTGGGGAAGAAGAAGAATTTTGTTCCACTCCAATGGCCAGATTCTCCCTTTAGAAGAAGTCTGTTTTCAGAAAACTTGACCTTTCCCAGGATGCAAAAACAATCGGAATCGGAGAATTGAATGAAACTCAAGGTTTATGAATATAAAAACTGTAGTACTTGCAGAAACGCTCTCAAATACCTTTCCGGTAAAAAAGTAGAATTAGAAGTTCTTCCGATTCGAGATACGCCTCCAAAGAAAAGCGAACTAAAAACGATGTTGAAATACGTGGGAAATGATTCGAAAAGACTCTTCAACACTTCCGGAGGAGATTACAAAGAATTGGGTTTGAAAGACAAGCTGGCTTCTATGCCGATCGAAGATCAATTGGATCTTCTTTCCAAGAATGGCAACTTAGTGAAACGTCCTTTTGTTCTTGGGGAAGGTTTCGGTTTTGTCGGTTTCAAAGAGGACGAATGGAAAAAACAGATTCGATAATCACAAGTCCACGGAACTTCCGAAGGCCCCAGTAGCATCGGGATCGGTAAAGATCTGTGGAGCTGAAGTATAACCACCGGCTCCATCGGAAAAATATAAATAGGCCTTACCTATAAAAGCGCCACCACCGATCGAATTCGGGGCACCGACGAGAAAGTCGCTAAAACCGTCTCCATTGATATCCCCCGTACTAATTACATTACCCATATTTCCTTGATTTACAGCCTGGGTTAAGAAATTCAAAGAAGTAGAATTAAGTCCGGAAATATTTGTATCAAATAAGAATGTCTGAGCGCTTCCTTGCCCCGGAAAAGCATTTGTGTACGCGTATCCACCGTTTAAAATATCGGAATATCCGTCCCCATTGATATCGCCGGAGGCAACCGATGTTGCTGATTGCGAGCTCGAAATTCCCGTAACTGGACTGTTGATTGCGTTTGTAAGAATTCCCGCATTGGATAAATAAAGATACGTTCTGCCTGAGGAACCGGATTCTTGATAAGCTCCTAAAACTAAGTCAGCAAGACCGTCCCGATTTACGTCGGCAGTAGCCGCGGCATTCGCGTACCAGGTATTTGAAATTGCACCGGGGATCGTTTGAGACTGCGCCGCGAAAGAATTCCCTTGGGAAAGATGAACAAAGAGAGCGCCGTTTTGGGCTGACCCAACCGCTCCAACCATCACGTCCGATTTTAAATCTCCGTTGATATCGCCGAGAGCGATCGAATATCCGTAAAATTGTGTACTTCCGGCAAGTCCAGGATTGCTCAATTGTTGAATGTAACTCACGCCTTGTCCAATCACTGCGTTGGATGTAAATGCGTAAACATTTCCAACGTTGCCAGCATCGTATGGCGACCCGACGACGATATCGGAAAATCCGTCTCCATTGATATCCCCGGCCGCAAGATTTAAAAGTCCTGTTCCAACCGTCGTCGGGGTCAATGGTGTGGTGGAAAGGAGTCCACTGGATCCTAAAGAGAGGAAGACAGCGAAGTTCGCGGCTGTATTGGATATTGTTGCGTCTGCATATCCATCGCCATCGATATCAGCCAGAACGACGGAATATCCAAAACCGCTCGCTCCGTTAATCGTTGTTATCGGTGAAGAATTCAATCCCTTCGGCTGACCCAGAGATAAATAGGCTCTTGCACGAGCAGAGTTTTGCGAGCCGATGAGCGCGTCCGGGTAACCATCACCATTGATATCTTTATTCAAACCTTTTTGTACGATCGCTACCACCGGAATGGACCTTTGTCCGCTCGAGGTAACGGAACGAATTCCAATTGAATGCAAACTCCAGTCTTTCCAAATGCCTGACCCTGGAATTGTTGCCGGAACAGCAGGCGCGGGAAGTTGAAATTTCCATTGATTTCCGGAAATAATCGCCGGAAGAAAGGGACCCGAATCTAAAGAGACTTCCACTCCAGCAACGGAAGAATCAAAATCCCCGGAAACAAAACCGGAATTCAAAAGACCCTTTGGTCCTACGCTCAAAAGGCGTGGACGAGGAGCGCCGAAACTAACGCCGCAAGAATTCGCTTCGCCTCCATTAATGAAATAACTCACTAGTAAATTCTCATAAAAAAGAGATCCCTTTTCATCGCAGAAATTGTTCATCGATTTCACCGCGCAGGATTCTAGAAAAATAACGATAAAATAAATGAAAAGAAGACGGAATCTCATATCAAAGGATAGTTAATAATATATTTACTAAAATTAAAGCGAAATCTTCTTTTAATGGACGAACTTTCATTCTGAAAATTACTCGAATTTTCCACTGGAGAATTATGAGGACGGAAAAATTCTAACAAAGATTATAGGAGATCCGAACCCTTTCCTTCTCGAACAACGACAATTTCATCCCCGGTAACATCGAGAATCGTTGAAAGCTCGACCGCGACGATTCCTCCGTCGATAATCCCTTCAACCCGAGAACCGTAAATCTCTTCCAGAGAATCCACCTCGATAATAAACTCATCGTTCGCAAATACGGACGTTGAGGTGAGAGGATTCGGATGAATTTTCATTAATTCCTGAAGATAGATTGCGTCCGGAATTCTTATCCCGATTTGTTTTTCTTTCTGATTGGAAAAAGAAACTCGTGGAAGATTTTTATTCGCCCGAATGATAAACGTAAACGGACCGGGAGTTAATTTTTTCATCAATCGAAACGCTTCGTTGGGAAGATATTCGATATAATTCGAAGCTATGGAAATACTCGGGCAGAGAAGTGAAAGAGGTTGGTTTTTCGGAATATTCTTCAACTCGTATAATTTTTCCACTCCCAATTTGGATTGGGAATCCGCGACAAGCGCGTAAACCGTGTCTGTCGGAAAAATAAAAACCTTACCTTCCAACAGATCTTCAGAAATCTGTTGGAGTTTTCTTTTTTCAGGATTGATTGGGTGGAGGGAAATAATCATCAAAGATTAGACTCAATTAGAGCCCAGCCGTGATTCCCCCATCCACAACGATCGTTTGTCCCGTAACATAGGCGGAAGCATCACTAGCAAGATAAATTGCGGCACCGACCAAATCTTCGGGCCTTCCCATTCTTCCCATCGGAATCGCTTTGACCATCTGTTCCATCACTTCCGGTTTCTCTTTGATCATTTCCGTCATATCAGTATCGATAAAGCCCGGACAGATCGCATTCACTCGATAACCGGATCCGATCCATTCGACCGCCAAGGCTCTTGTCATGTTGATTACCGCACCTTTGGTCCCAGAATAAACGGAGGCAAACTTTGTTCCTCTCATTCCAAGAATCGAGGCGATATTGATGATATTTCCACCCTTCTTTTTGTGAATCTTGTAATACGAAGCGCAGGTTCTAAAAACTCCAGTAAAGTTTGTTTGAATGATCGATTCGATTTCATCTTCTTTTAAGAAGGCCGCCGGTTTATTCGCGGCAATTCCCGCGTTATTTACGAGTACGTCCAATTTACCGTGTTCTTTTACGATCGATTCTATGATCGACGTCATTGCATCCGGTTGACGAATGTCCGCGGCGAAACCATGAATACCGGTGCCTTCAAATCTTTTTACCGATTCTTCCGAAGAGCCGGTTCCATAAACGATTGCTCCGGCTTCTTTAAATCCCAGGGCAAAATGTTTTCCAATTCCGCGAGTGGAACCAGTTACAAGGACCGTTTTATTTTTTAAGTTAAAGAGATTGCTCAATTGTATTTACTCCTGATTGTATTTCGGTTTCACCGGATAACAAGGTCTTATACTCTCTATCGATTCTTCGTTCGTTGCGCCTTCGGGGCCTTTTCCTCTTTCGGTATCAAAAGTGCGAATCAGTTTTCGAGAATCAATTCTAATATTCTTCCCAAAGTCCGAATTTGTATCCCGTGTTCTTTCCTTTTTCGGTTTCTTATCGGAATACGGATCGAAAATTTCTGCACCTCTTTCATCTTTTTCAATGGTAAGGTCGTCAACCAGAACTTCTCGATTAATATAGTGAGCACCGTCGCTTTCATACGTATTATGCAAAGGGTCGCAATCAAACATATCGATTTTAGTAACAATTTTATCGCAAAGAATCAAATATTCCTTACAGAGGTATTGGAAACTTTGTTCTTTTACTCGATCAAAACTTCCTCTCCTACAAGAAGGGAAAAAAATGACAACGAATAGGATGGCTAAGAATCTAAATATGGAATTGACGTTCATAAAAGTTAAGTTAGAATATTATGGTTTTCTGTTATTTTGCTTTTCAGAGGCGGGCGTTGCATTCTTGGATTCACTTTCCTTTTGAAGTTTTCCATCCGAAATCCCGAGTTTCCATTCGTAGGATCGCAAAGTTCGAACCCTATCTTTTTTTCTTTCTTCTTCCGATTCGGAATGAAGTTTATCCTCCGAGTCGTCCCAGTAGATTAGTTCTTCCGGCTTTAAATAGTCCGTTTCTAAAATTCTATTCTTCGAAATTCGATCGGAAAGGGAAATCGATGAATCTTCATTTTTTCCTAAAAGAATTTTAATATGATAAAGTGAAATCAAAGCCTGTTTTTGGAAATGAAGCGCGGACGTTCTTTCGCCTTTTTCCAATTCGGTTACGGATGCTTTCGTAGTCTCACCGGAACGGACATAGTATTTTTCCAAAATCGGGAGGATGTTTTTATTTTTATTTTTCTGATCCAGACGAATCGATACGATCAAAGGTGCGAGTTCTTGACCGAGTTGAATCGTCTTCGTTTCGTAATCCCTTCTCAATATTTCTTCCAAAGGAACGAGCGCTTTATACACGTTTTCAAAACCGGTTGCGGCCGTTGCGTATTCAGCTCTGAGATAGGAAGTTTCTGCATTGCCGTAGTCTAAACTCATCTTATCGAGATCTTGTTTTTTTCCAAAATTCAAAAGAGAGGTACGAATTCCTTTTAATCCTAGGAATGCTTTTTTACGAACGGATTCTAATTTTCCGGATTCGATCAGTTCTTTCTCGGAACTTATTTTTTTATTTTCTTTGAGGTCTCTTGGATCGCCGATTTTTTCCTGGGAGTAAGTCGACCCGATCAATATAAAAAATAAGAATCCGACCAGAAAAGGGAGATTAAAATAAGAAGAATTTTGATTCTCTTTCATCCATACCAATATCGACCGGAAAACGGGTGCAAAGCAAGGCTTTTCTCAAACTGTGGATGAATGATCGTCCTGAGATCCAGATCCCCTCGCCGAAAACAGGTTCTGGAATCTCTGGATCTAGATTTTCGAGTGGAACCGGAAGACGTCGACGAACGCTCGTTTCAAAACGAAAGTCCATTGGAATACCTCAATCGAATCACACTTTCAAAATTGGGAAATAAGACTGAGAAAGAGCTACTTGTTTCCTGCGATACGATTGTAGTCCACGATCAACGGATTCTTCAAAAACCCGCCGATTTTGAAGAAGCAGTAGCTATTTTAGAAAGTTTAGCCGGCAAAACTCATATCGTATATTCCGGTTTGGGAATCTACGATCGCGGTTTGGAACAATTCGCATTCGATTCCTCCAAAGTGACCTTTCGAGATTGGACAAAAGAGCAAATCATCGAATACGTTGAAACATATTCACCTTTTGATAAGGCGGGAAGTTATGGAATTCAGGACACAAATGGTCCTGTCAAACGTTACGAAGGTTCCTACACAAACATCCTCGGCTTTCCGATCCGGATGTTTTTTCAGTATCATAGAATTTGGGAAAAATATTTAAAAGGAAATCAAGCGTAGAAATCGATCAAACTTCCACGACCTTGCGGCAACAACGTATCCGTGCTGGGACGAGCAAAATTCTTACCGGGAAAACCGCGGTCGGAATTAAAATCTTCTCTTCGAATCCGATCGACGGCTTCTACTTTTCCGCCAAAACGAGCAGGGCTGACGTAAGCCAAACCTTCTCCTGGAAAAGAAATCCTCTGGACTCCGGAACTGATGTTCATAATCTATTCTTCGGAGATTCGATTCCTTAGCTTAAGCTAATTGTTTCCTTTTTTTGGAAACGTTTCGAATTCTACATCGTAGACAATGGCGACTAAAACTAAAGAATACAAAAATACGATCGAGTTTCTTTCGGATATCGGAAAGGAGCTTCCCTCGATCGTTTTCGTTGCTGCAAAAGAATCCTATGAATTCGAAATTCTCGCTGAGAAATACAAAGAAGCAATTCGCAAAAGCGGAGAATCGATCGAAATCGTTATCTTTGTCTCGGAGCCGGGTGATTTCGAAAGATTTCAATCGGAAGCCTTTAACCTGGACATGTTTTCCAATCGAAAATTGTTCATTATCAAATCGGGACTTGAATTTTTTAAACCGGTTTCCGGTGGAAAGGGAAAGAACAATGAATCTTTACAAAAACAATTCTCCAACTTTCCCGATTCCATTCAGCTCTTAGTTCATTACAATCACTGGGAAGTTCCGAGCAAGGTTCTTCAACTTTTTGGCGGAAAAGCCAATCTAATCAAAACGAAAAATTTTTATCCGAACGAAACCAAGGGCGGACTTCTACAGGCTTGCAAAGAAATCGGAGTTCAATTGGAAGAAGATGCGATGGACGAGTTTCTGCACAAGATTCCCCCTTCGATGGGCGCGTATTTGCAATCGCTTTCAAAACTGAAACTCTACCTAAGCAAGAAGGTTTTTAACAAACAAGATATCGAAGACGTTCTTCTCTTTAATTCGGAACTCAACTCGAGCGGCCTGGTGGATTTTTTTATGGAATCGGATCGAATCCGTTTTTTTAAGGAATTCAGAAAATTTCAGAAAGGGAAGGATTCCCTTCTTCTTTTTTTTACGATTCTAAAAGAAAGAATCGATCAGCTCAGAAAATACAAAATCATTTCTAGAAAGTATGAAACGACTCTTTCCGACGAAGAAGTTTACGAGTATTTGGACATTCAATCTTATAGTCCGGCTAGAAAGAATTTCGTGAGAAACCGTCTGAAAAAGGAAGCAACGTTCTTTTCCGATAAGATCATCGGAGACCTCTACGATTTTATCATTGATATGAATATTAGAATCAAAACCGGATCAGAAAAGGAAGAATCGGAATTCTATTTCAATCGAAAGATGGAAGATTTTTTTATTCAGCTTCGCCGGAAAGACCGAATTCTATAATCTTTCTATAAATCGTTCTTTCCGAAATCCCTAAAATTTTCGCGGCTTTTTCTCGATTCCCATTCACTAAAATCAGATTCTTTTTTATGATTTCTCTTTCATAATCTCGAAGCGGAATTCCCGTTTTAACTTCTATAAATTCTTTATAAACATAAGAGGTTTCGAACATCTGTGGGGGAAGGTGCTTTGTATCTAGAACTCGAACCGGGAACAAAGAAACCATACTCTCCAATAAATTTCGCAACTGTCGAATATTACCTGGAAAATCGTAATTCAAAAGTAAGTGATAGAGTTTTTCACTCAGTCTCGTTTCTTTTCGTTTGTATTTGTCCGAAAGTATTTCTAAAAAATGTTTTATAAGAAGAGGGATGTCCTCTTTCCTTTCTCGAAGATCCGGAAGATCCAATCTGTAATTCGAAATTTCAAGATATAAGGATTCTAAGATATCACCGGACTCCAATTTTTGTTTCCATTCCTTGCCTGATAAAAAAACAAATCTTGAA harbors:
- a CDS encoding adenylate/guanylate cyclase domain-containing protein encodes the protein MIRILNRFIIYLFIFILLSCDNDFHSNTLDLTNADWKVIQGNHLDLKNGKKDPSSQKYQSVRRDKEKESISNEDWKDLPPFPIHFNSFFHIPEQTGFHAVTARLDFSLNADSLFLKMPSALYLAGIGENWEIYLNGILIRSEFPLIGDMQDVSEPKIRRTLKSLILSIPSGVLKEGRNSIQLYLVGESNLTSYVQNDHFGFSQATGFRLATFEQIYDSTSEYFEVILYGIYYIFGIYHILFYITRKRDLYYLYFGIFSFVSSVYFFASSHLIFQKFVNSNSNIDSSFVYRIESSSLILILPAFYFFIQDYFYQKQVRRVIPIAFVSVLFTLFLGVWFCPFSWTHVVLKVSQVTLSFFLFYILFFLVQAVRQKKRDSIKILVGLSVCTVLAVWDLFDSVFKILEHAYPFFKIAYSLFIATIISILVSRYTQLYKDIQLLNEDLTNQKVAFYRFVPADFIRILDKESTVSISIGDSKEKSMIVLFSDIRDFTSFLTTVQPSQAIKFLNDYLSEMQELVYQAAGFVDKFVGDDLLALFPDYNDRAEKENFNSADNALESAIRMISVIQSGKIQRKILNSSPWNLEIGIGIHTGSLIMGTVGNHRKIDTNVLGEAVNLTARLQSLTSLYQSKILISHHTYLQLNRMSDVGIRLIDTVLVKGRNQSVDIYEVFEGDSEDLREFKFRSKERIYEGMLEYKAGKFSQASSLFKQLYREEPRDTLSKIYLKRCKLYSTKPPEGNWDGIFRYQTK
- the fliG gene encoding flagellar motor switch protein FliG, coding for MLNKKTNLTGRQKAAIFLIAVGSEVSSEIFKHLREDEIEQITFEIARLDKITPEDKEKVLVEFNELMMAQEFISNGGIDFARGLLEKALGNQKAIDIINRLTSSLQVRPFDFIRRTDPQHLLNFIQNEHPQTIALILSYLDPQKASNILSNLPHTIQAEVAKRIATMDRVSPDVLREVERVLERKLSTLASEDYTSAGGIDSVVEILNLVDRGTEKTIIEALEEEDPELAEEIKKRMFVFEDIVLLDDRAIQKVMREVDNSDLAKALKSVDTEVQEKIFKNMSKRAANLLREDMDFMGPIRIKDVEDAQQKIVNIIRKLEDAGEIVVARAGEDELVM
- a CDS encoding arsenate reductase family protein codes for the protein MKLKVYEYKNCSTCRNALKYLSGKKVELEVLPIRDTPPKKSELKTMLKYVGNDSKRLFNTSGGDYKELGLKDKLASMPIEDQLDLLSKNGNLVKRPFVLGEGFGFVGFKEDEWKKQIR
- a CDS encoding FG-GAP-like repeat-containing protein, which codes for MRFRLLFIYFIVIFLESCAVKSMNNFCDEKGSLFYENLLVSYFINGGEANSCGVSFGAPRPRLLSVGPKGLLNSGFVSGDFDSSVAGVEVSLDSGPFLPAIISGNQWKFQLPAPAVPATIPGSGIWKDWSLHSIGIRSVTSSGQRSIPVVAIVQKGLNKDINGDGYPDALIGSQNSARARAYLSLGQPKGLNSSPITTINGASGFGYSVVLADIDGDGYADATISNTAANFAVFLSLGSSGLLSTTPLTPTTVGTGLLNLAAGDINGDGFSDIVVGSPYDAGNVGNVYAFTSNAVIGQGVSYIQQLSNPGLAGSTQFYGYSIALGDINGDLKSDVMVGAVGSAQNGALFVHLSQGNSFAAQSQTIPGAISNTWYANAAATADVNRDGLADLVLGAYQESGSSGRTYLYLSNAGILTNAINSPVTGISSSQSATSVASGDINGDGYSDILNGGYAYTNAFPGQGSAQTFLFDTNISGLNSTSLNFLTQAVNQGNMGNVISTGDINGDGFSDFLVGAPNSIGGGAFIGKAYLYFSDGAGGYTSAPQIFTDPDATGAFGSSVDL
- a CDS encoding L-threonylcarbamoyladenylate synthase — its product is MIISLHPINPEKRKLQQISEDLLEGKVFIFPTDTVYALVADSQSKLGVEKLYELKNIPKNQPLSLLCPSISIASNYIEYLPNEAFRLMKKLTPGPFTFIIRANKNLPRVSFSNQKEKQIGIRIPDAIYLQELMKIHPNPLTSTSVFANDEFIIEVDSLEEIYGSRVEGIIDGGIVAVELSTILDVTGDEIVVVREGKGSDLL
- a CDS encoding SDR family NAD(P)-dependent oxidoreductase; this translates as MSNLFNLKNKTVLVTGSTRGIGKHFALGFKEAGAIVYGTGSSEESVKRFEGTGIHGFAADIRQPDAMTSIIESIVKEHGKLDVLVNNAGIAANKPAAFLKEDEIESIIQTNFTGVFRTCASYYKIHKKKGGNIINIASILGMRGTKFASVYSGTKGAVINMTRALAVEWIGSGYRVNAICPGFIDTDMTEMIKEKPEVMEQMVKAIPMGRMGRPEDLVGAAIYLASDASAYVTGQTIVVDGGITAGL
- a CDS encoding nucleoside triphosphate pyrophosphatase; the protein is MIVLRSRSPRRKQVLESLDLDFRVEPEDVDERSFQNESPLEYLNRITLSKLGNKTEKELLVSCDTIVVHDQRILQKPADFEEAVAILESLAGKTHIVYSGLGIYDRGLEQFAFDSSKVTFRDWTKEQIIEYVETYSPFDKAGSYGIQDTNGPVKRYEGSYTNILGFPIRMFFQYHRIWEKYLKGNQA
- the holA gene encoding DNA polymerase III subunit delta, translating into MATKTKEYKNTIEFLSDIGKELPSIVFVAAKESYEFEILAEKYKEAIRKSGESIEIVIFVSEPGDFERFQSEAFNLDMFSNRKLFIIKSGLEFFKPVSGGKGKNNESLQKQFSNFPDSIQLLVHYNHWEVPSKVLQLFGGKANLIKTKNFYPNETKGGLLQACKEIGVQLEEDAMDEFLHKIPPSMGAYLQSLSKLKLYLSKKVFNKQDIEDVLLFNSELNSSGLVDFFMESDRIRFFKEFRKFQKGKDSLLLFFTILKERIDQLRKYKIISRKYETTLSDEEVYEYLDIQSYSPARKNFVRNRLKKEATFFSDKIIGDLYDFIIDMNIRIKTGSEKEESEFYFNRKMEDFFIQLRRKDRIL
- a CDS encoding helix-turn-helix domain-containing protein; amino-acid sequence: MNSDEHIFISNASNSVRILDRLKSFSQNRMPLFVTGGPGTGKTFIAQLIANLSGRKPSLKIIDSENLEKESALENFLSQDQNTYFVFKNFTKAPKEVQAHLLRKLRENQTDSRFVFLSGKEWKQKLESGDILESLYLEISNYRLDLPDLRERKEDIPLLIKHFLEILSDKYKRKETRLSEKLYHLLLNYDFPGNIRQLRNLLESMVSLFPVRVLDTKHLPPQMFETSYVYKEFIEVKTGIPLRDYEREIIKKNLILVNGNREKAAKILGISERTIYRKIIEFGLSGEAE